A window of Garra rufa chromosome 16, GarRuf1.0, whole genome shotgun sequence contains these coding sequences:
- the LOC141288509 gene encoding nuclear cap-binding protein subunit 1 yields MSRRRHSDESDAGSQPHKRRRTSEPIEIEDRLESLICRVGEKSTSSLESNLEGLAGVLEADLPNYKSKILRILCAVARLLPEKLTVYTTLVGLLNARNYNFGGEFVEAMIRQLKETLKANLYSEANYLVRFLSDLVNCHVIAAPSMVAMFENFVSVTQEEDIPQVRSDWYVYAVLSSLPWVGKELYEKKDVEMDRLLNQIEGYLKRRQKTHVPMLQVWTAEKPHPQEEYLDCLWAQVQKLKKDRWQERHIVRPYIAFDSVLCEALQHNLPPFTPPAHSDDAVYPMPHVVFRMFDYTDAPEGPVMPGSHSVERFVIEENLHCIIKSHWRERKTCAAQLLSYPGKNKIPLNYHIVEVIFGELFQLPSPPHIDVMYTALLIELCKLQPGSLPQVLAQATEMMYMRLDTMNTTCIDRLINWFSHHLSNFQFRWSWDDWADCLTQDIEKPKPKFVKEVLEKCMRLSYHQRIVDIVPSSFSALIPADPLCTYKFGEETDSSLPGFAVSITVGNAIKNRASNEEILIVLKDVPNPNQDDDDDEGDGFNPLKIEVFLQTLLHLAAKSFSHSFSALAKFHEVLKTLTESDEGKLHILRVLYDFWKNHPEMISVLVDKFIRTQIVDCAAVANWVFSPEMAHDFTRFYVWEILHSTIRKMNKHVQKIQKELDEAKEKLEKQQNKKQRDSGDEEEMEKNSEDEEGQLEEQIERLQEKVESAQSEQKNLFLVIFQRFIMLLTEHLVRCETSGVDINTSWYKNCIERLQQIFLMHHVIIQQYMGTLENLLFTAELDHHILAVYQQFCALQL; encoded by the exons ATGTCGAGGCGAAGGCACAGCGATGAGAGTGATG ccGGCTCCCAGCCTCACAAACGGAGGAGGACGTCTGAACCCATTGAGATCGAAGACCGCCTGGAGTCGCTGATATGTCGAGTAGGAGAGAAG AGTACGTCCTCTTTAGAGAGCAATTTGGAAGGTCTTGCTGGTGTCTTGGAGGCTGATCTTCCTAATTATAAAAGCAAAATCTTGCGCATCTTATGTGCTGT TGCAAGGCTTTTGCCGGAGAAGTTGACTGTGTACACAACGCTAGTGGGACTTCTCAATGCTCGCAACTACAACTTTGGAGGAGAGTTTGTGGAGGCCATGATCCGACAACTTAAGGAGACCCTAAAAGCAAACCTTTACTCTGAAGCCAATTACTTG GTACGCTTTCTCAGTGACCTGGTGAACTGTCATGTCATCGCGGCTCCATCCATGGTTGCTATGTTTGAGAACTTTGTCAGTGTTACACAGGAAGAGGACATACCACAG GTGCGGTCTGACTGGTATGTGTACGCTGTGCTGTCCAGTCTGCCTTGGGTTGGCAAGGAGCTGTATGAGAAGAAGGATGTGGAAATGGATCGCTTGCTCAACCAAATTGAGGGATATTTAAA ACGGCGTCAGAAGACTCATGTTCCTATGCTGCAGGTGTGGACCGCAGAAAAGCCCCACCCACAGGAAGAG TATCTGGACTGTCTCTGGGCTCAGGTGCAGAAGCTGAAGAAGGACCGCTGGCAGGAGCGTCACATCGTGCGGCCTTATATTGCATTTGACAGCGTGCTGTGTGAAGCCTTGCAGCACAACCTGCCCCCTTTCACACCTCCAGCCCACTCTGATGATGCGGTTTACCCCATGCCTCATGTTGTCTTCCGCATGTTCGACTACACTGATGCCCCAGAG GGGCCTGTGATGCCAGGAAGTCATTCAGTCGAGCGCTTTGTGATTGAGGAGAACCTGCACTGCATCATCAAGTCTCACTGGAGGGAGAGAAAAACCTG TGCTGCCCAATTGCTCAGCTACCCTGGAAAAAACAAGATTCCCCTTAACTACCATATTGTGGAG GTGATATTTGGCGAATTATTCCAGCTGCCTAGTCCTCCTCACATTGATGTCATGTACACCGCATTACTCATTGAGCTCTGCAAACTGCAACCTGGCTCGTTACCACAAGTT CTTGCTCAAGCCACAGAAATGATGTATATGAGGCTGGACACGATGAACACAACCTGTATAGACCG GCTCATCAACTGGTTCTCCCATCATTTGAGTAACTTCCAATTTCGATGGAGCTGGGATGATTG GGCTGACTGCTTGACTCAAGACATTGAAAAGCCCAAACCCAAGTTTGTTAAAGAGGTTTTGGAAAAGTGTATGAG GTTGTCGTATCATCAGCGGATAGTGGACATTGTTCCTTCGAGTTTCTCTGCCCTGATCCCGGCTGACCCTTTGTGCACCTATAAATTTGGAGAGGAGACTGACA GTTCATTACCAGGATTTGCTGTGTCAATTACAGTTGGCAACGCTATCAAAAACCGGGCGTCTAATGAGGAGATTCTTATTGTTCTAAAAGATGTCCCTAATCCAAAccaggatgatgatgatg ATGAGGGCGATGGCTTCAATCCTCTAAAGATTGAAGTGTTTCTGCAGACACTGCTCCATTTGGCTGCGAAGTCTTTCAGTCATTCCTTCAGTGCCCTAGCCAA GTTCCATGAGGTTCTGAAGACCCTTACAGAAAGTGATGAGGGGAAACTGCACATCCTTAGGGTTCTGTATGATTTCTGGAAGAACCATCCTGAG ATGATTTCAGTGTTGGTGGACAAGTTCATTCGGACCCAGATCGTGGACTGTGCAGCTGTGGCCAACTGGGTATTTTCTCCTGAAATGGCTCATGATTTCACCAG ATTTTACGTGTGGGAGATACTTCATTCGACCATCCGGAAGATGAACAAACACGTGCAGAAGATCCAGAAAGAGTTGGATGAGGCAAAAGAAAAGCTGGAGAAGCAACAGAACAAAAAG CAACGGGACAGCGGTGATGAGGAGGAAATGGAGAAGAACAGTGAGGATGAGGAGGGCCAGCTGGAAGAACAAATCGAGAGACTGCAGGAGAAAGTGGAGTCGGCCCAGAGCGAACAGAAGAACCTTTTCCTTGTTATATTCCAG cGCTTCATTATGTTACTGACAGAGCACCTGGTTCGCTGTGAAACAAGCGGCGTAGACATCAACACCAGCTGGTACAAGAACTGCATCGAGAGGCTACAGCAGATCTTCCTCATG CATCATGTGATCATCCAACAGTATATGGGCACCCTGGAGAACCTGCTGTTCACCGCTGAGCTCGACCATCATATCCTGGCTGTGTACCAGCAGTTCTGTGCTCTTCAGCTCTAA
- the slc49a3 gene encoding solute carrier family 49 member A3, with the protein MDDGSAETEALIANSSKDVRSYLNERRITAVEFKVYKRRWFILFVLCLLNGSNAMAWLTFAPVADQTAQYLGVSLNLVNWLSLVYVVVAIFFSLVTTWVLDTLGLRFSLIMGSWLNMLGAILRVIGMLNSIPERAMFPIVMGGQTLCALAQPLVIFAPTKLAALWFPDHQRATANMMASMANTVGLLLANIFSPMILKYTNTLFMLLLIYAIPAIVACFLATVGIRERAPPKPPSASMVTSSSEPFLKGVKLLLTNKAYIILLVCFGSGIGVFTCFSTLLEQILCVKGYSNDFAGVCGAVAIVFGVVGAFLLGMYVDKTKKFTEVTKINMCLTAIGCSVFAVVSQLSDQKFIIGAVCAWFGLFGYSVYPIAMELGVECSYPVGEATSSGLIFVSGQIQAALYLLLLQALATPVAESPLSVCASGTDADLSWTVPVLVMAGLCALGTCCFVAFFHTDYRRLRAEATGSPNTATDQSTGGDTWANSTDA; encoded by the exons ATGGATGATGGAAGCGCGGAGACCGAAGCGCTCATCGCGAACTCGAGTAAAGATGTTCGGTCTTACCTGAACGAAAGAAGAATCACAGCTGTGGAGTTCAAAGTTTACAAAAGGAGATGGTTCATATTGTTTGTACTCTGCCTGCTAAACGGTTCTAACGCAATG GCATGGCTGACTTTTGCTCCTGTGGCCGACCAGACAGCCCAGTATCTGGGAGTCTCTCTAAATCTGGTCAACTGGCTGTCACTAGTCTATGTAGTGGTTGCCATCTTCTTCAGTTTGGTCACAACATGGGTGCTGGACACACTGGGACTGCGCTTCTCG CTAATCATGGGCTCATGGCTCAACATGTTGGGCGCTATCCTGCGTGTCATTGGCATGTTGAACAGCATCCCAGAGCGGGCCATGTTCCCTATAGTCATGGGGGGCCAGACACTTTGCGCCTTGGCCCAGCCTTTGGTCATCTTTGCCCCCACCAAGCTGGCAGCTCTCTGGTTCCCTGACCACCAGAGGGCCACGGCTAATATGATGGCTTCCATGG CAAATACTGTTGGGCTGCTCTTAGCGAATATCTTCTCTCCAATGATACTTAAATACACCAATACTCTTTTCATGCTG CTCTTGATATATGCTATACCTGCCATCGTAGCCTGTTTCCTAGCAACAGTGGGGATCCGTGAACGCGCTCCCCCCAAACCCCCCTCTGCCAGCATGGTGACCTCCAGCTCTGAACCTTTTCTAAAGGGGGTGAAACTG CTACTGACAAACAAAGCATATATCATcctgctggtgtgttttggttcAGGAATAGGGGTATTCACATGCTTTTCCACCTTGCTGGAGCAGATACTTTGTGTCAAGGGCTACTCAAAT GACTTTGCAGGAGTGTGCGGTGCAGTTGCTATTGTATTTGGTGTTGTGGGTGCTTTCCTCCTCGGCATGTACGTGGACAAGACCAAGAAGTTTACAGAAGTGACTAAAATAAACATGTGTCTGACTGCCATTGGCTGCTCGGTTTTTGCTGTG GTTTCCCAGTTAAGTGATCAGAAGTTCATCATTGGTGCAGTATGTGCGTGGTTTGGGTTGTTTGGGTACTCTGTATATCCCATCGCAATGGAGCTCGGAGTTGAATGCTCGTACCCTGTGGGTGAAGCAACATCCTCTGGATTGATCTTCGTGTCTGG ACAAATTCAGGCTGCCCTTTATCTGCTCCTGCTACAAGCTCTGGCCACACCAGTGGCAGAATCTCCATTATCTGTATGTGCTTCTGGAACAGATGCCGATTTGAGCTGGACAG TGCCAGTGCTGGTGATGGCAGGCCTGTGTGCTCTGGGCACCTGCTGCTTTGTTGCCTTTTTCCACACGGATTACCGGAGACTCCGTGCGGAAGCCACAGGCTCACCAAATACGGCGACAGACCAGTCAACAGGAGGAGACACCTGGGCAAACAGCACTGATGCATAA